From one Streptomyces sp. NBC_01478 genomic stretch:
- a CDS encoding HtaA domain-containing protein, protein MPVRPRPSFALAAAVATAAALGATALATTTASAAEVPLSGYELTWGIKQSYRTYVSTYAQGSFTAADGASQAANNGAFTFTAGTGTYDTTSHAVHLTFKGTITAKSTLHGFVREMSDFQYDSAAGTLTADLVADGGTKQQDVTLATVAAPTSQDLTNLATTLTAAAGTFLGSETYANAAGDPLSAAKPVSTTSPTPSTPATPTPSTPASTTPSPTSTKTATPSTTPSDTASPSDTASEPAATKGDIADGTLAWGVKESFRSYVVGSVANGRITTSDGAAQATGNGVFTFTGATGSYDTHADTLSAAFEGAVNFKGHEDNGTYGLDLTFTDLKATLDGGVGKLTADVTSLGEKSEDVVLADLKAGSTDLTAKNDVITLDDVTTTLTAAGAKAFGGFYQTGAALDPLDLSVALTADATLPSDGSSSSSGTGSSAGNSGTTGSTSGGVAGSTTGGDVTGSLASTGSGIPAAALGTAAAVTVAAGAGVVFAMRRRRTETAEA, encoded by the coding sequence ATGCCCGTCAGACCTCGTCCTTCCTTCGCCCTCGCCGCGGCCGTCGCGACCGCCGCCGCGCTCGGCGCCACCGCGCTCGCCACGACCACCGCGTCGGCGGCCGAAGTCCCGCTCAGCGGCTACGAGTTGACCTGGGGCATCAAGCAGTCGTACCGCACCTATGTGAGCACCTACGCGCAGGGCTCCTTCACCGCCGCCGACGGCGCCTCGCAGGCCGCGAACAACGGCGCCTTCACCTTCACCGCCGGCACGGGCACCTACGACACCACCAGCCACGCCGTGCACCTCACGTTCAAGGGCACGATCACCGCCAAGTCGACGCTGCACGGCTTCGTGCGGGAGATGTCAGACTTCCAGTACGACAGCGCGGCGGGCACCCTCACCGCCGACCTCGTCGCGGACGGCGGCACCAAGCAGCAGGACGTGACGCTCGCCACGGTCGCCGCGCCCACCAGCCAGGACCTGACGAACCTCGCCACCACGCTCACCGCCGCCGCGGGCACCTTCCTCGGCAGCGAGACGTACGCGAACGCGGCCGGCGACCCGCTGTCGGCGGCCAAGCCGGTATCGACGACGTCCCCCACCCCGAGCACACCCGCGACGCCGACGCCGTCGACGCCCGCGTCCACCACGCCCAGTCCTACGTCCACGAAGACAGCCACCCCGTCCACCACGCCCTCCGACACCGCGAGCCCCTCGGACACCGCCTCCGAACCGGCCGCCACCAAGGGCGACATCGCGGACGGCACCCTCGCCTGGGGCGTCAAGGAGTCCTTCCGCTCCTACGTCGTCGGCAGCGTCGCCAACGGCAGGATCACCACCTCCGACGGCGCGGCCCAGGCCACCGGCAACGGCGTCTTCACCTTCACCGGCGCGACCGGCAGCTACGACACCCACGCCGACACCCTCTCCGCCGCCTTCGAGGGCGCGGTGAACTTCAAGGGCCATGAGGACAACGGCACTTACGGCCTCGATCTCACCTTCACCGACCTCAAGGCGACCCTCGACGGCGGCGTCGGCAAACTGACGGCGGACGTGACGAGCCTCGGCGAGAAGTCCGAGGACGTGGTCCTGGCCGACCTGAAGGCGGGCTCGACCGACCTCACCGCGAAGAACGACGTCATCACCCTCGACGACGTCACCACCACCCTCACCGCGGCCGGCGCGAAGGCCTTCGGCGGCTTCTACCAGACCGGCGCCGCACTCGACCCGCTCGACCTCTCGGTGGCCCTCACCGCGGACGCCACCCTCCCCTCCGACGGCTCCTCGTCATCGAGCGGCACGGGCAGCTCCGCCGGCAACTCCGGTACGACGGGCTCGACTTCGGGCGGCGTCGCCGGCTCCACCACGGGCGGCGACGTGACCGGCTCCCTCGCCTCGACGGGTTCCGGCATACCGGCGGCGGCACTGGGCACGGCGGCGGCGGTCACCGTGGCGGCGGGCGCGGGCGTGGTGTTCGCGATGCGCAGGCGGCGCACGGAGACCGCCGAGGCGTAA
- a CDS encoding HtaA domain-containing protein, with amino-acid sequence MPVRPRALVTVVCTAVLTVLAALLPAALAHAESRTVQGGRLDWGIKSSFQSYVTGPIANGSYSLTGGAATVGSSQFRFPSATGSYDGSTGTFRSSFAGGVHFVGHRKADGSYELDLTLSRPTVRISGSTGTLYLDVTSKAKGTGTVTTSSQVPFANLSLGGIDMKGGGTSVVLNNLPATLTSQGAKSFAGYYTAGTVLDPVSLSADVKAAATKQATPTPTPAKSTAKKESSSGAIADGAVDWGVRRTFREYVTGDIAKGRWTLSAGAEDGGALFRFPSGEGTYKDGELTASFQGAVRFTGTEGLDLEFSGVRATVTDGKGTLYADVAGADFTGKKVPLVTFTAKNLKAVKGLAKVTEAPAKLTAQGAKAFAGMYQAGTAMDPVSLAVALTDDAKLPALPDLGSTPTASGTPEEQSAEPSVSAEPVADNSDAGGGSSAALPIGLAAGALLVAAAVSALVVVRRRRTRPATDSASPEAE; translated from the coding sequence ATGCCCGTGCGCCCAAGAGCCCTGGTCACCGTGGTGTGCACGGCCGTCCTGACTGTCCTTGCCGCCCTCCTCCCCGCAGCCCTCGCCCACGCAGAGAGCCGTACCGTGCAGGGCGGCCGGCTCGACTGGGGCATCAAGTCCTCGTTCCAGAGCTATGTCACCGGGCCCATCGCGAACGGGAGTTACTCCCTGACGGGCGGCGCGGCGACGGTGGGCAGCAGCCAGTTCCGCTTCCCCTCGGCGACGGGTTCGTACGACGGCTCGACGGGCACGTTCCGCTCGTCCTTCGCGGGCGGGGTGCACTTCGTCGGCCACAGGAAGGCCGACGGCAGCTACGAACTGGACCTCACCCTCAGCCGACCCACGGTCCGTATCTCGGGCTCGACGGGCACCCTCTATCTGGACGTCACAAGCAAGGCGAAGGGAACGGGGACGGTCACGACGTCCTCGCAGGTGCCCTTCGCCAACCTCTCCCTGGGCGGCATCGACATGAAGGGCGGCGGCACCTCCGTCGTCCTCAACAACCTGCCCGCCACGCTCACTTCGCAGGGCGCCAAGTCCTTCGCCGGCTACTACACGGCCGGTACGGTCCTGGACCCGGTCAGCCTCTCGGCGGACGTGAAGGCGGCGGCCACGAAGCAGGCCACGCCCACCCCGACACCGGCCAAGTCCACCGCGAAGAAGGAGAGTTCGAGCGGCGCGATCGCGGACGGCGCCGTCGACTGGGGTGTGCGCCGCACCTTCCGGGAGTACGTCACCGGGGACATCGCGAAGGGCAGGTGGACCCTGTCGGCGGGAGCGGAGGACGGCGGTGCCCTCTTCCGCTTCCCGAGCGGCGAAGGGACGTACAAGGACGGGGAGTTGACGGCCTCGTTCCAGGGCGCGGTCCGCTTCACCGGTACCGAGGGGCTGGATCTCGAGTTCAGCGGTGTCCGCGCGACCGTCACGGACGGCAAGGGCACCCTCTACGCCGACGTCGCCGGCGCCGACTTCACCGGCAAGAAGGTCCCGCTGGTCACCTTCACCGCCAAGAACCTCAAGGCGGTCAAGGGGCTCGCGAAGGTCACCGAGGCACCCGCGAAGCTCACCGCGCAGGGCGCCAAGGCCTTCGCCGGGATGTACCAGGCGGGCACCGCCATGGACCCGGTGTCCCTGGCCGTCGCCCTCACCGACGACGCGAAACTGCCCGCGCTGCCCGACCTGGGCAGCACCCCCACGGCGAGCGGGACTCCAGAGGAACAGTCGGCCGAGCCCTCGGTCTCCGCCGAGCCGGTCGCCGACAACTCCGACGCCGGCGGCGGTAGTTCGGCCGCCCTGCCGATCGGCCTCGCGGCCGGCGCCCTGCTGGTGGCGGCCGCGGTGTCCGCGCTCGTCGTCGTCCGCAGGCGCCGCACCCGCCCCGCGACCGACAGCGCGTCGCCGGAAGCGGAGTAA